One Sulfuriferula thiophila DNA window includes the following coding sequences:
- the pepN gene encoding aminopeptidase N, with the protein MNAPDKVISDAPKAIFLKDYTAPRYLIDTVDLHFDLHDDYARITSRLSIHSNHEHSQQNQPLILQGERLKLIAVKLNDQLLTAGQYQLNEDSLTILDVPAGFTLEIVTEVKPQENKALEGLYKSGGHFCTQCEAEGFRKITYFLDRPDVMARYTTTIVADKKYPQLLSNGNLVEQGELEDGRHWAKWVDPFKKPSYLFALVAGDLAHLHDTFITRSGRSVSLRIYVEQHNLDKTAHAMHSLKQSMRWDEDTFGLEYDLDIYMIVAVDDFNMGAMENKGLNLFNSKYVLAKPETATDADFDGIESVIGHEYFHNWTGNRVTCRDWFQLSLKEGLTVFRDQEFSADMSSRAVKRINDVRSLRTVQFPEDGGPMAHAVRPDSYIEIGNFYTSTIYNKGAEVIRMMHTLLGKAGFRRGMDLYFERHDGQAVTTDDFVKAMEDANQRDLTQFRRWYTQAGTPEISAAGVYDAATQSYTLTLTQSCPATPGQPHKEPFHLPIAMGLLDAQGADMPLQLEGEDAATGTTRVLELRDAAQTFRFINVAQPPLPSLLRGFSAPVKLHAHTSRTELAFLLGHDSDAFNRWEAGQRLAGEIILGLVAAYRDGQAMTLDDSFVQAIAKALHSKLDPAVVAQLLTLPSELYLAEAMTTVDVEGIHLAREFVRKTLAQRLKADFEQAYRANSVPGTYRFDAQNVARRSLKNLALSYLMTLNEPAARALCMQQFNSADNMTDSIAALAALSNQDCTERALALAAFYDKWRHDPLVLDKWFGLQAMSQLPGTLAEVQALVQHPAFEIKNPNKVYSLIGAYTRSNPIRFHDISGAGYAFLADQVLHIDTFNPSVAARMLGALSRWRKFDATRQALMQAQLQRIIAQPGLSKDAYEVVSKSLA; encoded by the coding sequence ATGAACGCCCCAGACAAAGTAATAAGCGACGCACCCAAGGCCATTTTTTTAAAAGACTACACCGCCCCACGCTACCTGATTGATACAGTTGACCTGCACTTCGACCTGCATGACGACTATGCGCGGATCACGTCACGCCTCAGCATACACAGCAACCATGAGCACTCGCAACAAAACCAGCCGCTTATCCTGCAAGGTGAACGCCTCAAGCTGATCGCGGTAAAGCTGAATGATCAGCTACTGACTGCCGGGCAATATCAGCTTAATGAAGACAGCCTGACTATTCTCGATGTACCGGCAGGCTTCACGCTGGAAATAGTGACCGAGGTAAAACCTCAGGAGAACAAAGCACTGGAAGGATTGTATAAATCCGGCGGGCATTTCTGCACCCAATGCGAAGCGGAAGGGTTCCGCAAGATCACCTACTTCCTCGACCGTCCGGACGTAATGGCCAGATACACCACAACCATCGTCGCCGACAAAAAATATCCGCAACTGCTCTCCAACGGCAACTTGGTGGAACAGGGCGAACTGGAAGACGGCAGACACTGGGCGAAATGGGTAGACCCGTTTAAAAAACCCAGCTATCTATTTGCACTGGTAGCCGGCGACCTCGCACACCTGCACGACACGTTCATCACCCGCTCTGGCCGTAGCGTCAGCTTGCGCATCTACGTCGAACAGCACAATCTGGACAAAACCGCGCACGCCATGCACTCGCTCAAACAATCCATGCGCTGGGATGAAGACACCTTCGGCCTGGAATACGATCTGGATATCTACATGATTGTGGCGGTGGATGACTTCAACATGGGCGCGATGGAAAACAAGGGGCTGAACCTGTTCAACTCCAAATACGTGCTGGCCAAGCCGGAAACGGCCACCGACGCGGATTTTGACGGCATCGAAAGCGTGATTGGTCACGAGTATTTCCACAACTGGACTGGCAACCGCGTCACCTGCCGCGACTGGTTCCAGTTGAGTCTGAAAGAAGGCCTCACGGTGTTCCGCGATCAGGAATTCTCTGCGGACATGTCATCACGTGCGGTAAAACGCATCAACGACGTGCGTTCACTGCGCACCGTGCAGTTCCCGGAAGACGGCGGCCCCATGGCGCACGCGGTGCGTCCTGATTCCTACATCGAGATCGGCAATTTCTACACCAGCACCATCTATAACAAGGGCGCGGAAGTCATCCGCATGATGCACACTCTGCTCGGCAAAGCCGGTTTCCGCCGCGGCATGGATTTGTATTTCGAGCGTCACGATGGCCAGGCAGTTACCACGGATGATTTTGTCAAAGCCATGGAAGACGCCAATCAGCGTGACCTCACCCAGTTCCGCCGCTGGTACACGCAGGCGGGCACCCCGGAAATCAGCGCCGCCGGTGTGTATGACGCGGCCACGCAGAGCTACACACTGACGCTGACGCAAAGCTGCCCGGCGACACCGGGCCAGCCCCACAAGGAGCCGTTCCACCTGCCCATTGCCATGGGTCTGCTCGACGCACAAGGGGCAGATATGCCGCTGCAACTCGAAGGCGAAGACGCAGCCACTGGAACCACCCGGGTGCTGGAGTTGCGTGACGCCGCACAAACATTCCGCTTCATCAATGTCGCCCAGCCGCCACTGCCATCGCTGCTGCGCGGCTTCTCCGCTCCGGTCAAACTGCACGCCCATACCAGCCGGACGGAATTGGCTTTCCTGCTAGGCCACGACAGTGATGCATTCAACCGCTGGGAAGCGGGTCAGCGCCTCGCCGGGGAAATCATACTGGGCCTGGTCGCTGCCTATCGTGACGGTCAGGCCATGACGCTGGATGACAGCTTCGTGCAGGCCATTGCCAAAGCGCTCCACAGCAAGCTCGATCCAGCGGTGGTCGCGCAGTTGCTGACATTGCCGAGTGAACTTTATCTGGCGGAGGCCATGACCACTGTCGATGTCGAAGGCATCCATCTGGCACGTGAATTCGTGCGCAAAACGCTGGCGCAACGCCTCAAAGCCGATTTTGAGCAAGCGTACCGGGCTAACAGTGTCCCCGGTACATACCGTTTCGATGCGCAAAATGTTGCCAGGCGCAGTTTGAAGAATCTCGCCCTCAGTTACCTGATGACACTGAATGAACCGGCTGCGCGCGCCCTGTGCATGCAGCAATTCAACAGTGCGGATAACATGACCGACAGCATCGCCGCGCTGGCTGCGCTGAGTAATCAGGACTGCACGGAACGCGCCCTTGCCCTTGCCGCATTTTATGACAAGTGGCGGCATGATCCGCTGGTGCTGGATAAATGGTTCGGTCTGCAAGCCATGTCCCAGTTACCGGGCACGCTGGCCGAGGTGCAGGCGCTAGTGCAACATCCGGCCTTCGAGATCAAAAACCCGAATAAGGTGTACTCACTGATTGGCGCCTACACCCGTTCCAACCCGATACGCTTCCATGACATATCAGGGGCAGGCTATGCGTTTCTGGCGGATCAGGTATTACATATCGACACATTCAACCCATCGGTTGCCGCACGCATGCTGGGTGCGCTCAGCCGCTGGCGCAAATTCGATGCAACCCGTCAGGCATTGATGCAAGCGCAATTGCAACGCATCATCGCCCAGCCGGGATTATCCAAAGATGCCTATGAAGTGGTATCAAAAAGTCTGGCGTAA
- a CDS encoding bactofilin family protein produces the protein MFKKLMQSSNHTTQQDDTPKTHSDMNRITTAIPATPAPAPAPTLETPAATPKAAPPQEEGNKLIVGPNIKLKGSEITDCEILVVEGRVEASMKSRHIRVAEGGVFCGKAEIDVAEIRGHFEGELIARKRLVIYATGKVTGQIHYGSMTVEEGGIISGTIEAITPESIPVKTPELVTITPAEPAPSTVTRLGQAYPSHLLSKHMASKRQA, from the coding sequence ATGTTCAAGAAACTCATGCAATCGAGCAACCACACGACCCAGCAAGATGACACACCGAAAACCCATTCGGATATGAACAGAATAACCACAGCAATACCGGCGACTCCAGCTCCAGCTCCAGCTCCCACTCTCGAAACTCCAGCAGCAACCCCGAAAGCCGCCCCGCCCCAGGAAGAGGGCAACAAACTCATTGTAGGACCCAACATCAAACTTAAAGGCTCGGAAATCACGGACTGCGAAATTCTGGTGGTAGAGGGTCGTGTGGAAGCCTCGATGAAGAGTCGCCACATCAGAGTTGCTGAGGGTGGCGTATTTTGCGGCAAGGCGGAAATCGATGTCGCCGAGATACGCGGTCATTTCGAGGGTGAACTCATTGCACGGAAACGGCTGGTAATCTATGCCACAGGCAAAGTCACCGGGCAGATACATTATGGTTCAATGACGGTTGAAGAAGGCGGCATTATCTCCGGCACTATCGAGGCAATTACACCGGAAAGCATACCGGTCAAAACACCGGAACTTGTCACGATAACGCCAGCGGAACCGGCTCCCAGCACGGTCACCCGGCTCGGGCAAGCGTACCCTTCCCACCTGCTCTCCAAGCACATGGCCAGCAAACGTCAAGCCTGA
- a CDS encoding BON domain-containing protein has product MNTLTQALPSRTIQTTVLGLVLIIGAVGMARAATSPSPTPEVTVFERYDTNHDGQVSIKEALALGMLTKAFEVADINHDGNLNSDEFGKAEFVDAHLKVSNFIDDSVLTAKIKTGLLKNSVVKGLQVHVETYKGIVQLSGFVDDSNKQLAIAQIATAGQIAAGVEGVNKVINNLVMKS; this is encoded by the coding sequence ATGAACACTCTTACCCAAGCGTTACCCAGTAGAACCATTCAGACTACCGTATTAGGTCTGGTGTTGATCATTGGCGCAGTCGGTATGGCGCGCGCGGCTACATCCCCTTCACCTACACCTGAAGTTACCGTATTTGAGCGCTACGATACTAATCATGATGGTCAGGTCAGTATTAAAGAAGCTCTGGCGCTGGGCATGCTGACCAAAGCTTTTGAAGTGGCGGATATCAACCATGATGGTAACTTGAATTCAGATGAGTTTGGCAAGGCTGAATTTGTCGACGCCCATCTAAAAGTCAGCAATTTTATTGATGATAGCGTGCTGACTGCCAAGATTAAAACCGGCCTGCTCAAAAACTCCGTGGTCAAAGGTCTGCAGGTTCATGTCGAAACCTATAAAGGGATTGTGCAGCTTAGCGGGTTTGTTGACGACAGTAATAAGCAGCTTGCTATTGCCCAGATTGCAACAGCAGGTCAAATAGCTGCCGGTGTCGAAGGAGTGAACAAGGTTATCAATAATCTTGTTATGAAGAGTTGA
- a CDS encoding sigma 54-interacting transcriptional regulator, whose translation MSISNPKILLVDDDTDLLELLSMRLSAAGYEVETAPSAEAALNQLDVSRPQLVITDMRMSGMDGMALFEHIHRTTPTLPVIILTAHGTIPDAVAAAQRGVFGYLSKPFDSKALLAQVAKGLRLSPSLYSQNDELTGTWRADIITQSAAMEDLLTKAKLVAEGDASVLIHGESGTGKELLAHAIHDASKRSHRPFVAVNCAAIPEQLLESELFGHVKGAFTGAVRDHKGLFQEAEGGTLFLDEIGDMPLLLQVKLLRVLQERQVRPVGSGQTIPVNVRIISATHRDLKAEVEAGNFREDLYYRLHVVALLIPPLSQRREDIPLLTNYFIGLLSIKYNKPINGVAPEAMELLVGASWPGNVRQLMNVVEQCVVLSTTPLISSALVYEAMHKDEEQLVSFEDARKQFERDYLVRVLKMTAGNMTQAARLAKRNRTEFYKLLQRHNLDASVFKRTAD comes from the coding sequence ATGAGTATATCTAATCCTAAAATTCTGCTGGTTGACGACGACACCGATTTGCTGGAGTTGCTGTCCATGCGACTGTCGGCTGCCGGCTATGAGGTCGAAACTGCGCCCAGTGCGGAAGCCGCGCTTAACCAACTGGATGTATCGCGTCCGCAGCTGGTAATCACCGATATGCGCATGAGTGGCATGGATGGTATGGCCTTGTTTGAGCACATTCATCGTACGACACCTACGTTGCCCGTCATCATTCTGACGGCGCATGGCACCATCCCGGATGCGGTCGCGGCAGCACAGCGTGGCGTATTCGGTTATCTGTCCAAGCCCTTCGACAGCAAGGCGCTGTTGGCGCAAGTAGCCAAAGGGCTCAGGCTGTCACCCAGCCTCTACAGTCAAAATGATGAACTGACCGGCACATGGCGTGCGGATATCATTACCCAGAGCGCTGCCATGGAGGATCTGCTGACCAAAGCAAAACTGGTGGCAGAAGGCGATGCGAGCGTACTGATTCATGGTGAAAGCGGCACCGGCAAAGAGTTGCTAGCCCATGCCATTCACGATGCCAGCAAGCGCAGCCATCGGCCCTTTGTGGCAGTGAACTGTGCGGCTATCCCGGAGCAGTTGCTGGAGTCAGAGCTGTTCGGGCATGTAAAAGGTGCCTTTACCGGTGCTGTACGCGATCATAAAGGCTTATTCCAGGAAGCAGAGGGCGGAACGCTGTTTCTGGATGAGATCGGCGATATGCCGCTGCTGCTGCAGGTCAAGTTGCTGCGCGTGCTGCAGGAACGGCAGGTGCGGCCAGTTGGTTCAGGGCAGACCATACCGGTTAATGTGCGTATTATTTCTGCGACCCATCGCGATCTTAAAGCGGAAGTTGAGGCAGGTAATTTTCGCGAAGACCTGTATTACCGGCTGCATGTGGTCGCGTTATTGATCCCGCCGTTGTCGCAGCGGCGTGAAGATATTCCACTGCTTACCAACTATTTTATTGGTTTGCTTTCCATAAAATATAACAAGCCTATCAATGGCGTTGCCCCCGAAGCGATGGAGTTGCTGGTGGGTGCTTCCTGGCCGGGTAATGTACGGCAGTTGATGAACGTGGTTGAGCAATGCGTTGTATTGTCCACTACGCCGCTGATTTCGTCGGCGCTGGTGTATGAGGCGATGCATAAGGATGAGGAGCAGCTGGTGTCTTTCGAAGATGCGCGCAAGCAGTTTGAAAGAGATTACCTGGTTCGTGTATTGAAAATGACTGCAGGTAACATGACGCAAGCGGCGCGCCTGGCTAAACGTAATCGCACCGAATTCTATAAATTACTGCAAAGACACAATCTGGATGCATCTGTTTTCAAACGTACTGCTGATTAA
- a CDS encoding dihydrolipoamide acyltransferase, translated as MSRIFQQWIFPIMMLAVLSGCANLPGQTRAVNGSWAPSLLMASQTDELLLYYDYQRKQSAPELAREYDKARQSLGQSKSDVNRLRVALLLTLPNTAFHDNATALEMANELLKDTKSTTSGLRGLANLLSVTLTEQQRLTDDLSQKWKDEKKRADGLQDKVEAIKNMEKNLMRRDQH; from the coding sequence ATGAGCAGAATTTTTCAGCAATGGATTTTCCCCATAATGATGTTGGCGGTGCTGAGTGGCTGTGCAAATCTGCCTGGCCAGACGCGTGCAGTGAATGGGAGCTGGGCGCCGTCCTTATTGATGGCCAGCCAGACGGATGAGTTATTACTGTATTATGATTATCAGCGTAAACAGTCGGCTCCCGAGCTTGCCAGGGAATATGACAAGGCGCGCCAGAGTCTGGGGCAATCCAAATCCGATGTGAACCGGTTGCGGGTTGCGTTACTGCTTACCCTGCCCAATACAGCATTTCACGATAACGCGACGGCGCTGGAGATGGCCAATGAGTTGCTGAAAGATACCAAATCAACAACCTCCGGTCTCCGCGGACTGGCAAATTTACTCAGTGTGACGCTCACCGAGCAACAACGTTTGACGGATGACCTGTCACAGAAATGGAAAGATGAAAAAAAACGTGCTGATGGATTGCAGGATAAAGTCGAGGCTATTAAGAATATGGAAAAAAATCTTATGCGCAGAGATCAGCACTGA
- a CDS encoding sensor histidine kinase — protein MDVRAAHAGQEEKPDAGYFGLLRRNPKSFLKLILIGFSLVALPLIVALINSAVSIDQLANQSRKAVYQAAQIAHGSRVLADEITAMERSVRQTVILNDATLLEGYFRAHAKFADAAAMLEKLSLNADQQQSLGRLQQSEQRIFQQVSASGQTPDGLHDLVGDFGPLLDAARLYSTAGYALIEHEVDAMQSMAGHARAVVGWQLLALIPFAILLASGFSVLITRPIRQIDDAIRRMGQGQLSQVVQVEGPEDLKYLGDRLDWMRRRLLGLEEQKTQFLQHVSHELKTPLTALREGSDLLAEGIVGELNPKQQQVANILHTNSVQLQKRIEDLLSFSALQYEKSALNKTTVKLAELLDAVLQDQQLAIMNKALQVDLAIPDLTLVCDEQKIKTVVDNLLSNAVKFSPHGGLIRIAAQQLGDAVQLDVTDAGPGIDEADRERLFEPFFQGRRAPDGPTQGTGLGLSISREYVLAHGGSIALLPAGEGAHFQLNLPVRDIKGEV, from the coding sequence ATGGATGTACGTGCGGCGCATGCCGGGCAGGAGGAGAAACCTGACGCCGGCTATTTTGGTTTATTGCGACGCAATCCAAAATCATTTTTAAAACTGATATTGATAGGCTTTTCGCTGGTGGCGTTGCCGCTGATCGTGGCGTTGATTAACAGTGCGGTTTCAATTGACCAGCTGGCGAATCAGAGTCGCAAAGCGGTATATCAGGCTGCGCAAATTGCACATGGCAGTCGCGTGCTGGCTGATGAAATTACGGCGATGGAGCGCAGCGTGCGGCAAACTGTGATCTTGAATGACGCGACTTTGCTCGAAGGGTATTTCCGTGCGCATGCGAAATTTGCCGATGCGGCAGCCATGCTGGAAAAACTCTCATTAAATGCTGATCAACAGCAGTCGTTAGGGCGGTTGCAGCAGTCTGAACAGCGCATATTTCAGCAGGTCAGTGCGTCCGGGCAGACTCCAGATGGATTGCATGATTTGGTTGGTGATTTCGGACCGTTGCTGGATGCAGCTCGTTTGTATTCCACAGCAGGCTATGCGCTCATCGAGCATGAGGTGGATGCGATGCAGTCGATGGCAGGTCATGCGCGGGCGGTGGTGGGCTGGCAATTACTGGCACTGATTCCGTTTGCGATTCTGCTGGCGTCAGGGTTTTCGGTATTAATTACACGTCCGATTCGGCAGATTGATGATGCTATCCGCAGGATGGGGCAGGGTCAGTTGTCGCAGGTTGTTCAGGTAGAAGGGCCGGAGGATTTAAAGTATCTCGGTGATCGACTGGACTGGATGCGTCGGCGGTTATTGGGGCTGGAAGAGCAAAAGACCCAATTTCTGCAGCATGTTTCGCATGAACTGAAAACACCGCTGACGGCATTACGTGAAGGTTCGGATTTGCTGGCGGAAGGTATCGTGGGTGAGTTGAATCCCAAACAGCAGCAGGTGGCCAATATCCTCCATACCAACAGTGTACAATTGCAAAAACGCATTGAAGATTTGCTCAGTTTCAGCGCGCTGCAATATGAAAAATCCGCATTAAACAAAACAACGGTAAAACTGGCTGAACTGCTCGATGCAGTGTTGCAGGATCAGCAGCTTGCCATCATGAACAAAGCCTTGCAGGTTGATCTTGCGATCCCCGATCTGACACTGGTGTGTGATGAGCAGAAGATTAAAACAGTGGTGGATAATTTGCTGTCGAATGCGGTAAAGTTTTCACCGCACGGCGGGCTTATCAGGATTGCTGCGCAACAGCTTGGCGATGCAGTACAACTGGATGTAACGGATGCGGGTCCGGGGATAGATGAAGCTGACCGGGAGAGGTTGTTTGAGCCGTTTTTCCAGGGACGGCGCGCACCTGACGGTCCTACTCAAGGCACCGGGCTGGGTTTGTCGATTTCCCGGGAATACGTTCTCGCGCATGGCGGCAGCATTGCACTGTTACCGGCTGGCGAGGGCGCACACTTCCAACTTAATTTGCCTGTGCGTGACATAAAAGGTGAGGTATGA
- a CDS encoding EAL domain-containing protein — MAEQADDASQISAAGRVMLRVLIVEDSENDTLLLVDYLENSGFALDWCRVDTEQTMLTAMEKSWDIVFSDYTMPRFNGAKALEMVKRHDPDIPFIFVSGTIGEVTAVDGMKAGAQDYVMKGNWARLVPAVHRELAEAVLRRERREAEQRLRKLSLVVEQAADSVFITDAEGKIQYVNPAFERLTGYNAAEALGHTPVLVKSGWHDDAFFKQMWETILAGNTFQNTVVNSRKDGSRFYEEKVIRPLFDSENRISHFVSTGRDITDRIHVEEARAQLLAILEATTDFVAIMDRDGQLRYLNNAGRAMLGWGDSEDIASKTIFDCYPEWAAQQLLTETFSSAHRDGVWHGESALLGHSGKEIPVSQVVVTHAGDDTHLKYFSTIARDISERKKFEAELQVQATHDALTGLPNRILLQDYLERELSRAERYHFMVAVLFLDVDNFKRINDSLGHVAGDALLCGVAQRLRNSLRPNDLLARYGGDEFTIVVGGIAAIEDVAAIAHKLQEAVRTPFHLPRQDVYVAFSTGISIYPNDGSDPESLLKNADAAMYRAKGIGRNQYQFYAPDMNARGQELLALETDLRRAVERGEFVLYYQPQMDLNSGNVTGFEALIRWQHPERGLVSPDDFVPMLEDTGLILQVGAWVLREACAHYRRCREAGQMPIRISINVSARQFADRELVQMVKDALQKEGMMPEHLEIEITESTVMQNVQTAGEILNALDALGVRLAIDDFGTGYSSLAYLKRFPLDVLKIDQIFVQDLPHDANVSTIVEASISLGHKLGLEVVAEGVETAEQLAFLKLHGCDMIQGCYLSRPMPAVDAIRFFADYSPAMV; from the coding sequence ATGGCTGAACAGGCAGATGATGCATCGCAAATTTCCGCTGCAGGAAGGGTGATGCTGCGTGTGCTGATTGTTGAAGATTCTGAAAATGATACCTTGTTGCTGGTGGATTATTTGGAAAATTCCGGATTTGCTCTGGACTGGTGCAGGGTGGATACCGAGCAGACAATGCTGACAGCCATGGAAAAATCCTGGGATATTGTGTTTTCTGACTACACCATGCCGCGCTTCAACGGAGCAAAGGCACTGGAAATGGTAAAGCGACATGATCCTGATATACCGTTTATCTTTGTGTCAGGCACTATTGGTGAGGTAACCGCAGTGGATGGCATGAAGGCTGGTGCTCAGGATTATGTGATGAAAGGGAATTGGGCGCGCTTGGTGCCGGCTGTTCATCGTGAGTTGGCTGAAGCGGTTTTGCGGCGAGAACGGCGTGAGGCTGAACAGAGATTGCGTAAACTTTCGCTGGTTGTAGAGCAGGCAGCGGATAGCGTGTTTATTACCGACGCTGAAGGCAAGATACAGTATGTCAATCCTGCATTCGAGCGTCTGACCGGTTATAACGCTGCTGAAGCGCTTGGCCATACGCCGGTTCTGGTCAAGTCGGGTTGGCATGATGATGCCTTTTTCAAACAAATGTGGGAAACCATACTGGCTGGAAATACATTCCAGAACACCGTGGTCAATTCCCGTAAAGATGGTTCGCGGTTTTATGAAGAAAAAGTGATTCGGCCGTTATTCGACAGTGAAAATCGCATTTCCCATTTTGTCTCAACCGGGCGGGATATCACAGACAGAATCCATGTTGAAGAAGCGCGGGCACAATTGCTGGCAATTCTCGAAGCGACGACAGATTTTGTGGCAATTATGGATCGTGATGGGCAGTTGCGTTATTTAAACAACGCCGGTCGGGCAATGCTGGGGTGGGGAGATAGCGAGGATATTGCAAGCAAAACGATATTTGACTGTTATCCTGAATGGGCTGCACAGCAGTTGTTGACGGAGACATTCTCTTCCGCGCACCGTGATGGCGTCTGGCACGGTGAAAGCGCGTTACTCGGGCATAGCGGGAAGGAAATACCGGTTTCTCAGGTAGTGGTTACCCATGCCGGTGACGATACGCATCTGAAATATTTCTCAACGATAGCCCGGGATATTTCTGAACGGAAAAAATTTGAAGCCGAGCTGCAGGTTCAGGCGACGCATGATGCGCTTACCGGGTTGCCTAACCGGATATTGTTGCAGGATTATCTGGAACGCGAGTTGTCCCGGGCCGAACGCTATCATTTCATGGTGGCGGTGCTGTTTCTTGATGTGGATAATTTTAAACGCATTAATGACAGTCTGGGACATGTGGCCGGGGATGCGCTGTTATGCGGTGTGGCGCAACGTTTGCGTAATAGCTTGCGGCCAAATGATTTGCTGGCACGCTATGGCGGTGATGAATTTACCATCGTCGTGGGCGGGATTGCTGCTATTGAAGATGTGGCAGCCATCGCGCATAAACTTCAGGAAGCTGTGCGAACGCCATTTCACCTTCCCAGGCAGGATGTTTATGTCGCATTCAGTACCGGAATTTCCATCTATCCGAATGATGGCAGCGATCCGGAGTCGCTGCTGAAAAATGCAGATGCGGCCATGTATCGTGCCAAGGGAATAGGGCGTAATCAATACCAGTTTTATGCGCCGGATATGAACGCTCGCGGACAGGAATTACTGGCGCTGGAAACCGATCTGCGCCGTGCAGTGGAACGCGGTGAATTTGTTTTGTATTACCAGCCCCAGATGGATCTGAATAGCGGTAATGTGACAGGTTTTGAGGCGTTAATACGCTGGCAGCATCCGGAGCGCGGGCTGGTTTCTCCAGACGATTTTGTGCCGATGCTGGAAGATACCGGGCTGATACTGCAGGTAGGAGCATGGGTATTGCGTGAGGCGTGCGCGCATTATCGCCGCTGCCGCGAAGCAGGGCAGATGCCGATACGGATATCGATCAACGTGTCAGCTCGACAATTCGCTGATCGTGAATTGGTGCAGATGGTAAAGGATGCCTTGCAGAAGGAGGGTATGATGCCTGAGCATCTGGAAATCGAAATCACCGAAAGTACGGTTATGCAGAATGTGCAAACTGCAGGCGAGATTTTGAATGCACTGGATGCACTTGGTGTGCGCCTGGCGATTGATGATTTCGGGACAGGGTATTCGTCACTGGCTTACCTCAAACGCTTCCCTCTGGACGTATTAAAAATCGACCAGATATTTGTCCAGGATTTGCCGCATGATGCCAATGTCAGCACAATTGTTGAGGCAAGTATCTCCCTGGGGCATAAATTGGGACTGGAGGTGGTCGCTGAAGGCGTGGAAACCGCTGAGCAGCTGGCTTTCCTGAAATTACATGGTTGCGACATGATTCAGGGCTGCTACTTAAGTCGGCCCATGCCAGCAGTAGATGCGATACGTTTTTTTGCCGATTACAGCCCAGCGATGGTGTAG
- a CDS encoding response regulator produces the protein MKEKIILLVEDNPDDEALTLHALETNKIGNAVVVARNGVEALDYLFGTGSYAGRDPHDHPAVVLLDLKLPKIDGLEVLRRIRADERTSLQPVVILTSSNEEEDRLKGYALGANSYVRKPVDFDEFVRAAGQLGLYWLLINQSPQM, from the coding sequence ATGAAAGAGAAAATTATATTGCTGGTCGAGGATAATCCGGATGATGAGGCGTTGACGCTGCATGCGCTGGAAACGAACAAGATAGGTAATGCCGTGGTGGTGGCGCGTAACGGCGTAGAAGCGCTGGATTATCTGTTTGGCACCGGCAGTTATGCCGGGCGGGATCCGCATGATCATCCTGCCGTCGTGCTGCTGGATCTCAAATTACCCAAAATTGACGGTCTGGAGGTGTTGCGGCGCATTCGCGCCGATGAGCGTACATCTCTGCAACCGGTGGTCATACTGACCTCATCCAATGAAGAGGAAGACAGGCTCAAAGGTTATGCGCTGGGCGCAAATAGTTATGTGCGCAAGCCGGTGGATTTTGACGAGTTTGTCAGAGCGGCAGGCCAGCTAGGGCTCTACTGGTTGCTCATTAATCAGTCGCCGCAGATGTAG